The window GTGGTGGATTCAATTTCATGGTCTTGCTATTGGCCCAGTCGAGATATTTTTAGTTGACTGACATTTTAAAATGTATTGGAGGATGATTCAAATACTGGACCTTTAGGCCTAGTGTACCACTatcctttttattattataattactGTATAGCTCTACAAGTAAGACCAGAATAAGAATTCTTACAAGTATTTTGAGTTTAAATCCATATATGTGATAGAGCATTACTTCATAAGTGACATGCCTTTCCTTACCTATGCAATGATCCACACTCTTTTAATCTTTTAGTCGTCTACCAGCATTCTAGatttgatcataattttttatttattttacacaTGAATAttgttcataaaaataatatcaaacaTATTAATATGATCGCAAAATATAGAAACACCCATTATGAATCGATTTCTAACATAGGCATCATCTTCATTTGCAACCAAAGTATTCCCCTGCTCATCCCAGGCATTATTTCTTCATGAATCGGCAGTCGGTCCTGCTTAAATCACTGAAGTGTTTGTGATAAGGATAGTTGGTGTCTTATCATTAACACTGAGGCAAGTCCTGCCGTGATAAAAAGCCCGTGGGGTTCTGTTTACGTGTAAACATCACCCCCTCCTCTTGATTCAACTCATGCCTCtcccttccttctcctcttcctcctcctcgcgtGATGTGGCCATTTTTAAAGCAATATCTTGGAGCACTACTGCGTGCATACCAGGTCAAGGAATCAAGCCGAGTGCCGAGGGCTGCGGTGCTGACACTGACCCATTACCCACACACACGGACACGGTGGTACGGGCTgcaccgagccttctcgatgtccAAAAGCGGAACGGAGAAGCCATAGAAAAGCGTGCAGTGTGGCTCAGATCCCAAAGCGGATCTTTTCCGTAGTGCGGAGTAGCTCGAGGCCGAGGCATCGTGACGTGGATGCCACCATCCCGTCTTTTTTGCCCCCAACTTGGCCCTTCGTCTCTCGTCTTCCTCCGCCTGCATCCTTTTGGCCGCCTTCAAACCTGCCATTATTCTACTCCCACCAATGCATCACAAATCTCATCTTCTTCCGTGATGTGTTGGGAGGGTGTGTAGCAGTTGGCACCGGATGTGGTCGGTGACGAGATATTATTTGTTATCATTTTTGGTTAGCAGCTGCTTTGTCTTGTTTCCCGGAGTAGTCGACTGCTTGTTCGATGTATTGCCTCGCTGCATACGAGATGCATGTGGACGAGTGAAGGAAAGAGACGTGGTATTTATATTTGGTCGAGGGTCTTCTTCTGACCCCTTTCTGTCCCCTTAAGTCCGAACCCTGCTTTGCTAGCTCCGAAAGGTGTGGCTTTTGGGATGGTGGAGAAGAGGCGTAACGAGTGCAGGAAAGATCAATGCAGTGGCAATTACAAGTTGCGATTCCGTGGTGCCTCCAACTGTTGTTCCTTGTGATCGTGTACCAACTAAGGAACAGCAGCATTCTTACAGGAAAGTGATAGGTGTGGTGTCCTTTGTCGATAAGACTCGTCGAGCACATACATGCCCATGGGCTCGAGCTGGTCGAGGGATTCGACTAGAAGCACACACATAGTGGCATGGCCTGCAGCCTTTTGTTCTTCCACAATTTCTATGGACCCGAAAACCATGATGATTTCAAGATGTGCCGACGCCGCGGGTTGTGCGCGTTGGACCAGTTGGGTGGTCGTCCGCCATGTTTCGTGTCAGGCTCTTCTGTTTCATTTGAGTGTTTTCTCACAATGTTTTTTACTTTAGCTGAGTCACGTCCGATTAGCTTAGTCCGGTCATATGCatccaaatctctctctctctctctcttaggctTAGGCTTAGGCTTAACTTGAATGTTCAAAATCTCGTCTTGACAATTTGTACATCCATTGTCCTTTCATCATAATCCATCTCCCTAATGTCGTATGGCGTACGATCTCCCATTGTTACTATTGATTGCACTTCCATCTATAGACTCAATCAAGACAACTTAATTAGGTCTCCCAGAGgcaaaaattgcaccaaggatttaCTTCTTAATGACCGTTTCTTGCTCGGCCTACAGCCCACAACCCATAAAAACCCATCCCTTAGCCGCCATAGCCCGTAGCACATCATAAAGCTATTctaacttcattttttttttcttttcttttaatggtTAGATTATAATTATTGGACACTCACGGTGATACATACACGATCGAATCTCTGCTACGCATTGATAACCTTGAACTCGATCGTCGAAGGTAGTATTAGGGGATGATTCGACTTAGTTGGAGGAGAAAAATCGATCTACACCAAGACATCAAGAGGTTGTTGAGGATTTCACAAATGAGGATTTGGGTAGGAAATGAAGTGGTCGTCGTTATCGAGATGCCATCTGGGAACTTGCAAAAGAGGGAATGTAATGATGCATTACACTGCTGACATCCAGTCAAGGGCTATCACCTAGGCGATAACATGGGTGAAAGAACTCACGAGCACGATCCTCCTGTCTTTGCCCACCTCGATCTTTGAGGGTGTCGCACGGGGCAATAGCATGATACGTTAATCCTCGATAATGAGGTCCATCCCCCTCTTTTAGGGTTATCTATCGTGAGCGATCTATCATCCTGATTTCTGGAAGGCTCGCATGTCCGATTGTAGAAAGCATTAACCCCAAGCAACATGactcaattctttttttttttctttccgggAGTCTGACACAAGGGGTCATCCATTTCTTATCCTAGACAGACTCTACCCCTAATAAATAACACTCTCGCAATCGACCTTCCGTCGCCACCCGCGGAGAGGTGTGTCCACCGATCGTCAACCTCGCTTCATCGACCGCTCAGGTATAAAAGTCAACCCCCAAATCCTAAAAAGGAAAAGCATTTCTACTATATTTCATCTCATAACTAATTTTATCATCGGAGGGATTAGGTCGAGAACATCCCTCAACACTGACTGCTTATACAAGAACCTCGACGAGACTAAGGCGTACCTCGGGATGATGCCAAATCAACCTCTAGCAAACAAGCAACGTCTTGGGGATGAGCTTACACATTCGAAACCAAATTAAATCGTGCCTACTCTATGGTCAACGGCATCGAAGCAATAACAATTAGCGTTAATTTTCTATTATTGGAGGCAATGGATACATTGAATTATTTCAATTAGGCTCTTTCTTAGCTAACGATGaattatataaattatcattTAATTATGTGCCAAAAACCAACTTTGTCCTTAAAAGCAATGGACATGAGAATGTCTTGAAAAAGGGCAAGGCTTGCTTGAAGAAATGGATAAAGATCAATCAGTGGAACTTCcatcttttattttcttgttagGATGACTAATGTATAATTGATCAAAAATATCCGCATTCTGTCCCCCCCAGTCCTTTTCTTGTGGTTTCTAATTTTCTACCATATTAAAAGAAATTTATGTTACTGACAAGAAATAATCCTTAGCATACCATTGCCAATGCTAAAAAGTCTTGCTCCCCATAGACCAAAGGATAATTAGCACTTACTCTCTTCTGATCATAAATGTTTTTTTGAGGAAAAATAGCTTCAAAgtcaaggggagaaagaaaacccTACAAAGAAGAAAGGCTCAAGAAATATCCCCcatgaatttatttttatatcaaaCTAATTAAGgagaaataaaataaaaccaaagaaaatttgtctgaaaagaaaagaaatgctaAGTCGAAACATGAATAAAAGGAAGTAATTGAAGGGAAAACTCAGAGGATCTCTCCCACTGCAAACCAGTCAACCTATATGAACCCTAAGAAACCAACAAATTTAGAGCCAAATTAAAATCCAACACCATATGTAATGTAATGAAGAAATCaaagcaagaaaaagaaatgaaTGAGGCGATGAGGATATGAACAATGCATCTCCTGAAAGGAATTCATCCAAAATAGATATATAGtcatcaaatcatcatcatgCACTATGCGATGAATAACTGGAGGAATCTCGCGTTGCAGATCCTTCTGCCGTGTATCGGAATCCAAGGCTTTGGAGCTGCAATTCGTTCTCCAGCGGCGGCAAGTTCAAGTCCAGCCACCGAAGCTCCCTCGCACCACCTTCCCTCGCGGCATGCGCGTCCGGCGCCGCCGTCTTATGCCGCCGCATGTGGCCGCCGAGAGCCTGGCCCATCGGAAACACCAAGCCGCACACGGGGCAGGAGTGAAGCTTCGGCCTCATCTTCTGCACCGGGTTGCACCCGTCTCCACGTCCCCTCGGCCTTGTGTGGCTCGTCCGGTGGCCTCCGAGCGCCTGGAACGTCGGAAACCGGCGGCTGCAGGTCTTGCACTCGAACTGGCGGACCCCGCCGGCGCCACTGGGCCTGCTCGTGCCGCCGACCTCGCCCCGCTGCTTCTCTTCGCATGAGAGCAGCAGTAGCAGACTATCCATCTCCGTGCTCCGCGTCTCCTGCTCTATTCCTCCTCCGGCAGGGACGGAAGCTTCGCGAGGAAGAGTCGCCGAGGAAGTATCCGCTTCTTGCATGGAGTTTGGGACACGGGATGAGGAACAAGTGCATGGAGGTGCATGTTTTATAGAGGCATGACATGAGGAGCTGTTCGTGTCACGTTCGCGGACTAAGACGGGGAATTTGGGGAAGCAATCACGCAAACACGACTTGCAGTACACGACCGCGTTGTCCTCACATCAGCAACAGTGGCTGCTAGTGCTCAGTTTGCGTGTTGTTGTCGGCCCCCCTTCTCAGGCAAGCTTTGGCCATCGGGAATACCGATACAGCATTAACATGAGAAGCTCAATGATGTGATTAGATTCCCCGAGTTCCTCCGAGTGGCCTACTTAAGGTGTGTCTCGCACGCAAGAGCCTTTATTATTGTCGAGGACAGTTTCGTTGCAAGCCCGCCTTTCTCTGCTTCAATCAGTGCAAAGCCTAGCATTAAGGCACCACAAAAACGTTATGTGGTGTCAAGGTAATGAAATACCTCGGGTTGACTTGACTCTGCCCTTTTGGGCTTATGACCGCAGGAGTCCTTGCTTTCTCTTCTCTCTCGCTCGGTTCTACGTAAAAGAAGGTTCTCACAGCGTCAAATGGGTCAAGAAGTCAACTTGGACTAGCGAGATATGAGCTGTGATTTGCTTGGCCCGAGAGGAAACACACGGTTTACTGCTGATTGCCAGGAATTTGGGACAGTTGGTGCCAAAGATTTGTTGTCACTTGAACGCCTCTCACTACGCGTGGAGTGGACCTGGGAGTTGACCTGTGCTGTCACATTGACGTGTGGGCGGCATTACGTGGACAATCCTCGGAGAAGCGACGGTGAAGATATCTTGGAGATATCCGAGCGATGAATCAGCAGCAGCTGGTAATGGATTTTGATGGGTGTTGATTTGATGACGGTCTCCCTGATGGCGATCGCTAAGTGGGGAGGCACGCATTTAGATGCATATGTCGACCTCCAATTGGAACAGCGTACGCTTCActgtctccctccctccctccctccctccattTGGCATCGTTGGGCAAGCCTTTCCTCCAAAGCTAAAATGCCATGTCCTATTACACATTACTTTCCTTGAATCTACCGATTTTGTCGAACCACACCATTTATTATTTGACATCATCAATTGTTTCTAagttaaataaatctttattggtttttatttattttttttatgttttataagTTGTCACGTAGCGACATCTACcgtatttttaatctatcaagaaCCCAACACTATCAAGTACATAAAAGAAGATAGGTTAAGAAGACGAATCTGAAAACTTAACTTCTCCAAATAAGTTAAgatataatttattattcttattaatttatttattattattattattatttcttcttcttaTACTTGGGTTCTATAAATAGGGGTCAACGAGAGATCATGTAATTGACTTCATTTCCTCATACTATGTGTGAGTGGTGCAGAGATTCCATCATCCACAGAATAGACATGTGGAGGTGCAAAAGATGCATTTTGAGAGTTTTCTTCTTTAGTGAGAATGAGTCTGATAACTATCcaattatttttcttattatctTCTTTTATCTCTTTCCGTCCTCAATtatcattaataaaaataaaaattatatgtgttCATCCAATATTTGGTATTGAGAACTTTTGGTTGGAACAAAAAAAATTGTATCATTGCTGTtaattcatatttcaatttaTATAAATTCAGGATGAATTCCTCatgaacaaacaaacaaacaaaaaaagagaCTGCGGATTGCACCTTTAATCTCTCTTCTCGGAGGACGAATTCTCACCTATGTTTCCAATTCTTCATGCATGATGAATAGCTtggtatcataatatatattcactTCTTTTTACCATGTATTTATTATCTTACATGGCAAGTGGAACCTTTGTTATTCCATTGCTGGATGATATTGTTGATGGGTGAAGACCAGTGGCACATTGTCTTTCTTTTCCCCCACTAAGGTTCACACCAATCTTGATGTACAATATTGCTAGATCAAAGGAATTGGATACGTGGAGCATTGTTTTTTGGGCGAAAGGCAGTCTCCACTTACCAAAAATATGACCATGACTCCACCAATTTTACTAGATTCTTTGAGGAAGCTTTCTTCAAATATTGATATggtatagatagatagagagagagagagagagagaatcacatTTGTATTgcatgattaaataaaatcacataTTAGCAATATAAGCCCTCAAGAAGTATTGAATTAATCCAATACTTTAATTCTATTAGCTTGCAAACAGTGCTTGTGGTACTGATTCGAATTCAACGAAGTACTCCAGCGGTCGTCACCAGTGGTTGCCTCCCGACGGGCGCTCAGTTTCCTCAGAAGCTTCTTCCGGTCGTTGCTGCTTTCCAAGTTGTACATCCTCAGGGTCAGTTCATGCTGCTCCCGTTCTCATGTATTTTGCTGACTCAGGGGTTCTTCTAGATAAGCTTTGGCCTGTTGGAAGTCAACAAGTGACAACATTCCGGTGTCATATGCTCTCAGGACTTTGAAGCATTACTCCATTCTTCTACCTCGGTGATGCCTTCTGGTGTCTATGGTTTCAGATGTTTTGGCCAATGGCAGGTGTTCCCTTCCTCGGAAATCTAAGTCAAACCCACCTATGTTCTCTCTTCGTACCTTCCATGCTGTATAGTTATTGTTTAAGCAGCCGAGCTTCGCTGACTGCCACTTCAGTGGCAGGCGGTAACGTCGGCGATGACGCATCATGAGCAAAGCCATCACAGCACGGAAATTGATGATCTAAAATAATTATTCTTTCGGTTTCTGGATCAACCAATTGGTCATTTTCAATCAACTCTACCAGCTTATTCGGATCTGCGAATCTTTATGTTCAGATATATACACTGCGGCAGTGAATTCATGTGATGGTGTGGACGTGAAAAAAATGGCTATGGTAGAGCACAATAAGCTGATTGAGTAACCTGGAACACATGGAAAGATGCGTCATTTGTGGTTGGAGATGGGGAAGAGAAGAAGAGCGGAGGAAGGTGGTGAGTTTTGGAGCTCGGTAGTGGTTAGGTTGAAGACTTGGAAGAAGAATCGGAAGGCTGGTGTCGGGTATACTACATTGACACATCACCTGTACCGGATTTGCTCAGCTACCACGCCATGGATTCAACACACGTTTCCTGCGCAGCTCAGCAAATCCGTGCTTCCATCTCGTTGGGTTCTCTCGTTTCCGTGAGTCGCAAATCCAGTGCAGTAAAACCTCATATATCTATCTAACACACTTTTGCTGACTCTTCCTCTCTCCCTTTTCAAACTGCATCAGATCGAGACCACTTCACATTTCTAGAAGATAGGACGACCAAGTCACCTCTCTCGTCGTCGTGTTTGCTTCCATCACCACGATCTCATCCTTACCTCTCACCTACGGAACATTGTAGCCGAATTGACTTCCTCCCACAATTTATTGCCATCACGAAAACGAACACTTCTTTGCCGCTACAAAAAGTCACGACTGGCGAGTCCTGAGAGCCTAAAAAGCCATTTCCTGCCTCCCATCCGCAAGTGTGCTCGGAGCTCTTACCGACGTTTCGTCCAGCATGAAGAGAACTAGGGTCGCAGGGGAAGGAGAAGTGGGGAGCGTCCACACCATGGCTCATGCACTGATGCAGCTGTCCCATGGCAGCGCCGACGACGCCGACGTGTCGTCGGTGTCGCCACCGGCACGTGTTTTCGAGTGCAAGACGTGCAACCGGCAGTTCCCGTCGTTCCAGGCCCTCGGTGGCCACCGGGCGAGCCACAAGAAGCTGAAGCTCGCCGGGGACGGCCGCGGCGACGGCGAGGGGGCGAATCCGAGGGTGCATGAGTGCTCCATTTGCGGGCTCGAGTTCGCCATTGGCCAGGCCTTGGGAGGTCACATGCGGCGGCACCGGGCGACCACCGCGGCCTGCGGGCAGGGGCTACCGGAGACGAAGAGTACTGAGGGGAAGAGGGTGCTAAAGATCTTTGGATTTGAGCTTGTATATACAAACCCAGTGGCGGTGGATTGCTTGTATTGATCGATCTATATTGACCTCCTCATATACCTAATGTAATACTTTTCATTTTCTTACATGTTTTCTTTTTCCATTTGTTCATTGtgtacttattgcatgaaaatacTAAGAATTATACCGATAAATTATGAGATTATACATATTTGATGACAATAATTTGTCGTACGAGAATATCTCGATGTAAAAAAGACTAATCTATATATGGCTCGAGACTCCTTATCTATGTTAacgtaaaaacaaaaaaaaaatcatacgagTATTTAAAGTGTTTTTTCTCTGTTTCTCATTCTTAATTTTAAGATAGATAtggtatttataaaataaataaattataattcacAAAAAGATCTTTTTTCATACTTGAATTCTCGACTTTAAAGATACTTatcgatcctaacataatttaagtgttaaattttaaacaaaaaataaatagaaaataggAAATTATAATTCAACTGTGGAAAGGTACTCTTCTTCTTGCTTTTGTCCTGTTTTACTTTTTGACATTTTCTTCTGCCCCTTTGGAGAAGCTAATGGTGCAATTTCCAGACCTCATTGTGTAACAGCTATTATGAGATTGACAGATGCATCTTTTTTTCCTGACAAAAGTTTCAAGTGACTTTGTTGGTTTGATTTTGTTGTATTCACTCTAATAGTTCATTAGCTTCAACCATACAACCCCTTTCTCTGTCTCATCTTTGGTGAGCATTTTATATCTGAATTgggaaaattttacatctttgcaTGAAAGTTGCTGTTACTAGAAAAATAAGATAAGTTTCATAaaattatgcaaaaaaaattcttttatcatactttttttgaaaaaataagaAGCAACTATACTTGTCCTTAAAAAAGGGTCCCTATTTTATTGGCAGTATAGGTGGCTTATAATGTTGGGGAAGTATAGTGCACAACACAATCATTCTAGAATCCTACAATTAAACACAGACTTGTGGACATCTCATACACAATCTCTGTGATAGTTAGAACAGGCTTTTTGCGACTTTAAAAGCATAAGCTGACATATTGGCATACAGGTAAGTTGTGGCCTAAAAGGTTGATGCTGACAATGCAAGCAACATACATGAAGTTTGTTAAAAATTAAACCAAAAAAATAGAAAGAtgaaaattgtagaagaaactatgaaatgtataagatgtaattatctagttcattttgatagtgagctcttgatagctatttatacacactcggGGAGATTATACACATTTAGTATGAAGGATTTTTCTCacctgcttagagatttcctcaattgcAAATCCACAAATTCCACATACATTATTATTCCTCCTTCAAAACCTTTCAGATTGACAGTCTATGGGGTTGTGATTGGTTTTTGTTTTACTTTCTAAAGGAAGAGCTATGTATTACCTTAATAATTGACATGGCAAATGGCCCGACATGTGAAGTTCAGTTTATCCTAAAATGATAAAACAATCTATTATGATTTGCCACATtagtattagtagaaaatattctTTGAATAAAAATAACTCAGTGAATATTTCTTAATTACAAGCTATAGGGACTTGTAATTAATTCATGTGTCTTGTAGTTTTGATTGATTCATGGTTGTTGACTTGTAGCAACATTGACGCTTCAGAGCTTGACTTAAGCTTTGTAACCCTTATCACTCTTTTCGGTATACATCACCACTCCTCTTTCTTTAATGGCTCTCAGCAAATTGCCGGACTACCATTGCCATGCACACCTCCCTTTGTTAATATAGACTAGTAGGAACTAACTGCACACGTCCGATAATGGTCGTTTacctcaaatatttttttttatatgtgattGCACGATGAAAATTCGAGTCACATAAAATTAGTATATTTGAATTAATGATCCCCAAAacatggcatatatatatatatatatatttatccaaCATTAAATaaagattataaaataaatattctttCATGAAATCCCAATATATATTGCATATATGAACACACCGTCACGTGCCCGACGCGTGCGATCTCCGTTCTCTCACGGCCTCCGCAGGCCGGGAATGGTGGGCCTCCCAATAACTCGTGCGGGTCCAGACGGGACCCGCCGGTTGAAGACAGTCACATGGGCTGCCGCGGCGAACCCACCCCTTCGTCCACGGGGAACAGAATACGGTTCCTTCTCCTGCTTAAGGGGACGCGTCGCTCCCACGCGATCCGCTAATCACTGTGATCGGGGCAATATGAACCATCGGATGTCACGCACAGGCCCAAAGGTGGACGCGTCACGGTGGTTAATCGTGTGCCGTGACGTGCCGGGTAATTGCACCATAGCACATCGACGAACGGTAGAGGCGCGTCGAGATCTCGGTGGGTCCCGGAGGCACTGTCCGAGgtgcggtggcatcgc of the Musa acuminata AAA Group cultivar baxijiao chromosome BXJ2-10, Cavendish_Baxijiao_AAA, whole genome shotgun sequence genome contains:
- the LOC135624205 gene encoding zinc finger protein ZAT12-like, whose product is MKRTRVAGEGEVGSVHTMAHALMQLSHGSADDADVSSVSPPARVFECKTCNRQFPSFQALGGHRASHKKLKLAGDGRGDGEGANPRVHECSICGLEFAIGQALGGHMRRHRATTAACGQGLPETKSTEGKRVLKIFGFELVYTNPVAVDCLY
- the LOC135625720 gene encoding zinc finger protein ZAT12-like — translated: MDSLLLLLSCEEKQRGEVGGTSRPSGAGGVRQFECKTCSRRFPTFQALGGHRTSHTRPRGRGDGCNPVQKMRPKLHSCPVCGLVFPMGQALGGHMRRHKTAAPDAHAAREGGARELRWLDLNLPPLENELQLQSLGFRYTAEGSATRDSSSYSSHSA